A region of Vitis riparia cultivar Riparia Gloire de Montpellier isolate 1030 chromosome 1, EGFV_Vit.rip_1.0, whole genome shotgun sequence DNA encodes the following proteins:
- the LOC117914354 gene encoding disease resistance protein RPM1-like — MVDPEITGGIAASTLSFLLVKLEAFAIREWKLQENIKNSLQDLGRELRNIQALLRDADSKEERSQQFTNWIEEVRDQAFAIEDALDLFKLKQESVWRRLKLRHSINGLIKEIDRSLKKIQQTKERYSTLASSSTNTGSITYLPVRVAPLFIDNVDIVGIKEPTKKLVSWALKPKQRLEVMFVVGMAGLGKTTLVRKVYEDEGVKDNFDCRVWTTASKSKTKLDLLRTLLVEKFGCTITQGADVVALTHKLRKFLHNKRYVIVLDDLWVKDVWESIRLALPNGKDSRIIITTRRGDIANSCRDDDSIDIHKLQPLSPKRAEKLFYKKAFSRNGRCPSGLEEFSKSILQKCDGLPLGIIEIGRLLSIKAPTKNEWKMLHDSLESELRSSGGLSNIRKVLSASYNDLPFHLKYCFLYMSIFPETSPVKRRRLIRLWIAEGFVIEKGGKTSEEVGEEYLNELIDRSLIKVNEMDFDGRPKSVGVHSLMLKMILSVSREENFCSVCTGAERNLSEKTRRLSIQKEDFDVSQDLPCVRTFFSFGIGKVKIGSNFKLLKVLDIQGTPLEEFPGVIKDLLLLRYLSLRNTNIRSIPGTLGDLHHLETLDLKQTLVTKVPKAVLQLEKLRHLLVYRYNMESALPFDIVQGFKAPKRIGALKNLQKLSFVKASGQHRMSREHRMIQGLDNLTQLRKLGIVELAKDNGTSLCLSIEKMPNLHSLNVTSLNKEEPLELDAMTNPPPLLQRLYLKGPLNRFPQWATSLHDLERIRLKWSSLTESPIAALQNLPNLTELQLLDAYTGTQLDFNSGKFPKLKILDLQQLEQVRSIMMEEGTLPCLQKLIISHCSRLVQVPRGIDKLIHLQMLLLYDMPRTFVTGLRKNGGQFRRLVHHIPCIHSYNQGQLEDLS, encoded by the coding sequence aTGGTCGACCCAGAAATAACTGGAGGGATTGCAGCGAGTACTTTGAGCTTTCTTCTAGTAAAACTCGAAGCTTTTGCAATTAGAGAATGGAAATTGCAGGAAAATATCAAAAACTCACTCCAAGATTTAGGACGCGAGCTGAGGAACATTCAGGCCTTGCTGAGAGATGCTGATTCAAAGGAAGAGCGTAGTCAACAATTTACAAACTGGATTGAAGAGGTCCGCGATCAAGCTTTTGCAATCGAGGATGCTCTTGACCTGTTCAAACTCAAACAAGAATCAGTGTGGCGCCGCCTGAAACTGCGTCACTCCATCAACGGCTTGATAAAGGAAATTGACCGGAGTCTCAAAAAAATTCAGCAGACAAAGGAGAGGTATTCCACACTGGCCTCCTCTTCAACCAATACTGGCAGTATCACATACCTTCCTGTGAGAGTGGCTCCTTTGTTCATAGATAACGTTGATATCGTGGGCATTAAGGAGCCTACAAAGAAGCTGGTTTCCTGGGCCTTGAAACCGAAACAGAGGCTTGAGGTGATGTTTGTGGTGGGGATGGCTGGACTGGGGAAGACCACTCTTGTCCGCAAAGTGTATGAGGATGAGGGGGTGAAAGACAACTTTGATTGCCGTGTCTGGACCACTGCTTCAAAGTCCAAAACCAAACTCGATTTATTACGGACCTTGTTAGTGGAGAAATTCGGCTGTACAATCACACAGGGGGCCGATGTGGTTGCTCTGACGCATAAGCTGAGAAAATTTCTCCACAACAAACGGTATGTCATAGTTCTTGATGACTTATGGGTAAAAGATGTTTGGGAGTCCATTAGACTTGCCTTGCCAAATGGTAAGGACAGTAGAATAATTATCACTACAAGGAGAGGCGATATAGCTAATTCTTGCAGAGATGATGATTCTATTGATATCCACAAGCTTCAGCCACTGTCACCGAAAAGGGCTGAGAAACTCTTCTATAAGAAAGCTTTCTCAAGAAATGGCAGATGTCCTTCAGGCTTGGAGGAATTCTCCAAATCCATCTTACAGAAATGTGATGGATTACCACTTGGGATTATTGAAATCGGTAGACTTTTGTCCATTAAGGCTCCAACTAAAAATGAGTGGAAAATGTTACATGATAGCCTTGAGTCTGAATTGAGAAGCAGTGGTGGCCTTTCAAATATTAGGAAAGTGCTGTCTGCAAGTTATAACGATTTACCTTTCCATCTCAAGTATTGTTTCTTGTACATGAGCATCTTTCCTGAGACTAGCCCAGTTAAGCGAAGAAGGTTAATTCGGCTATGGATAGCTGAAGGGTTTGTAATAGAGAAAGGAGGCAAGACATCTGAAGAGGTTGGGGAAGAGTATCTGAATGAGCTGATTGACAGGAGTCTGATAAAGGTAAATGAAATGGATTTTGATGGAAGGCCAAAAAGTGTGGGAGTTCATAGTCTGATGCTGAAGATGATTCTCTCAGTCTCACGAGAGGAGAACTTTTGTTCTGTTTGTACAGGAGCAGAAAGGAACTTGAGTGAGAAAACCCGGCGCCTATCTATTCAGAAGGAAGATTTTGATGTGTCTCAGGACTTACCCTGTGTTCGAACCTTCTTCAGTTTCGGTATAGGCAAAGTAAAGATTGGTTCCAACTTCAAACTATTGAAGGTCCTGGACATACAGGGCACTCCTTTGGAAGAATTTCCGGGTGTAATTAAAGATCTTCTGCTCTTGAGGTACTTGAGTTTGAGGAATACAAATATAAGGAGCATTCCAGGGACCCTGGGTGACCTTCATCACCTTGAGACTTTGGATCTTAAGCAGACTCTGGTAACAAAGGTACCCAAAGCAGTCCTACAACTTGAGAAACTTCGCCATTTGCTGGTTTATCGCTACAATATGGAAAGTGCCCTACCTTTTGATATTGTCCAGGGGTTCAAGGCACCAAAGAGGATCGGCGCATTGAAGAACCTACAAAAGCTATCATTTGTAAAGGCGAGTGGGCAGCACAGAATGAGTCGGGAGCACAGAATGATACAAGGGCTCGACAATCTTACGCAGTTGAGGAAGCTGGGCATTGTAGAACTAGCAAAAGATAATGGGACGAGCTTGTGCCTCTCAATTGAAAAGATGCCAAATCTCCACTCCTTGAATGTAACCTCCCTTAATAAGGAGGAGCCTCTGGAGCTTGATGCAATGACCAATCCACCGCCCCTTCTTCAACGCTTGTACCTCAAAGGGCCCTTGAATAGGTTTCCACAGTGGGCAACTTCTCTACATGACCTGGAGAGAATACGCCTAAAATGGTCTTCACTCACAGAAAGCCCGATTGCAGCTCTTCAAAACCTCCCAAATCTGACAGAGTTGCAGTTGCTTGATGCATACACTGGAACCCAGTTGGACTTCAACTCCGGAAAATTTCCGAAGCTGAAGATATTAGACCTTCAGCAATTGGAACAGGTGAGGTCTATCATGATGGAAGAAGGCACATTGCCTTGCCTACAAAAGCTGATCATAAGCCACTGCAGCAGGCTGGTGCAGGTCCCTAGAGGTATTGACAAGCTCATTCACCTCCAAATGCTGCTGTTGTACGATATGCCCCGAACATTTGTGACCGGGCTGAGGAAAAACGGTGGTCAATTTCGCCGTTTGGTTCACCATATTCCGTGTATTCATTCATATAACCAGGGCCAGTTGGAAGATCTTTCTTGA